In the Leptolyngbya sp. FACHB-261 genome, AGCATGGCTACCCAGAAAGGCATCAACTAGAACATCCTGTCCCAGAGCGTCCTTTGCTGTAACGCCACCACCACCGCTACCACTAGAGGGAGGGATGAAATACTTAACTACTGGATATAGAGCCCCGAGTGCAGTCACGGCGACTGCGCCACCAGTCAGAGCGTTCATAAACTGACGGCGTCCCATGGTAGGAACGTCTGACTTCGGGTCCGGTAAGTTGGGAGGAGAAAAACTAGAAGCTTCTGCCATAGCCTACGCTGGGAATAAAGGGGATGAGGACGCTATTACATTTCTTGACAAACACATCATATCCAGAAGCGGGGAATGCAAATTTATACAAAATGTTAAGTTCACCGCCTGAGTCTAGTAACTACCTGGTCTTTTTACACTTGCCATGACTGGATCAGACCTGCGACAACTGCTTCTCACCAAGTGGGGTTTCTCCTACGACATTCAGTTTCGCCGCACGCAGGGCCGGATTTTTATGCAAGTGATGTGGCGTTATCAGGAGCAGGTTTCGTTCCCCCTTGATGAAGCAGATTATTTGAGTCATTTAGATCAAGTTGCCGCTTATTTGATTGCCTGGGGAGCTGTGGAACAGGTCACTCGTTTCATCCAAGAAACCAAGCAGCGTCCTCGTTTAGGTAAAGCAGTGGGCATTCCTCTAGAATTGGGTGAACGCGCCTCTGAATGGATGCTGGAGAACTTTTAAGGAGTTGTTTGGCAGGACTTCCCTAACCAAGGGAGCAAAAGTTCTTCAGACCAAATCTTCAAGAATTGATTTCATTGAGATGAGTTGCCTGAAGCAGTTTTGGGCTCCAGTTAGATCTTAAACAATTGATTGAATGTCAATGCCTTGACAATCTACAGTCAGATATATCCTCAACGCGTTAAAGTTGATGCTAATTCTTGAAGGAGCTGATCCTGCTCCTGCCTCGTCTTTTCAAGCTGCACCAGGATGCTTGCTAGCTTTTCTCTAGCCTCTTTATCAAGTGATATGGGATTCAACTCCTTCAGCTCTGAAATATTCGCTTGCGATCTTCTACTGAGGCTAGAACTGAAGAAATGCTGACCTATCTTGAAGGGAAATCCTAGGACAGAGAGCCAGATTCTCTCACTCAAGTTGGCTAGTGCTTTGCTCAATCCCCACAGCAAGAAAATTGACCCTAAAAAAATTGCTATCGTCCAAATTGAGTGGCTCATAGTCCAACCGATATGTGGATGAGACTTTGCCCACGATTGAAGGGACGCAGCCATGAAGTTCTGAGTGGGTTCAGCTAACTTCTGTAGTGGAGTTCCCGCATTTTGAAGGGCAGGTTCTAAAGCTGTTCTGGCCTTAACTGCAGTTTCACCAATATTGATGGCAGCCTGGTGAGTAACTTCGGTCACAGTGCTTGCAGCTTTGTGTGCT is a window encoding:
- a CDS encoding DUF3067 family protein gives rise to the protein MTGSDLRQLLLTKWGFSYDIQFRRTQGRIFMQVMWRYQEQVSFPLDEADYLSHLDQVAAYLIAWGAVEQVTRFIQETKQRPRLGKAVGIPLELGERASEWMLENF